One Vibrio penaeicida DNA segment encodes these proteins:
- the tamA gene encoding autotransporter assembly complex protein TamA — translation MNKKQISRLLGCGLLTIGFPVFAFDFEVEGLEGELDTNVSAYLSAIDPSEYSTSLRFQSRVEDNIQKALKALGHYQPEIAFQVGEDSQSLTVLVDPGPVVVIRTSDLIISGEAATDPDFIQLRSDAKLGVGEPLNHSAYESYKSNLRNLALRKGYFDGEFGQTRLEVSPEHKQAFITIEFTSGQRYYFGETRIFGSQIRESRVRSLVPFEAGDPYLASNIGELNQSLSNTEWFSSVHVEPDLSYIGKQRELPMNINLAPQAENQIETGLGYSTDIGIRGKLSWKKPWLNDRGHSLDSSMSLSVPEQAITASYKIPLEDVLREYYEIQYGMKRTDKDETKSLEHNLAVKRHWKLDSGWQRTASVRFLYDDSEERGQSRISKFVLPGFSFSRARVRGGAMPMWGDKHLLTVEAGNESLLSDTGILRVQGRTAIVRSVGENHRGLARFDAGGVFAGEFDKVPRSLRFFAGGDNSIRGYGYEDIPTTQPEDKFSGGKYLAVSSLEYQYRVYGNWWAATFVDYGDAWTDTPEWKKGVGVGIRWASPVGPIRLDFAWGLDKKPDERFAIHFTLGPEL, via the coding sequence ATGAATAAGAAACAAATTTCGCGCCTGTTAGGGTGTGGGTTACTTACTATTGGATTCCCCGTATTCGCTTTCGATTTTGAAGTAGAAGGACTAGAAGGAGAGCTGGACACCAACGTGTCTGCTTATCTGTCTGCTATCGATCCTAGCGAATACTCAACGTCACTTCGTTTTCAATCCCGAGTGGAAGATAATATTCAGAAGGCATTGAAGGCACTAGGTCATTACCAGCCTGAGATTGCTTTTCAAGTTGGGGAAGATTCTCAATCTCTTACGGTATTGGTTGATCCAGGACCGGTGGTGGTGATTCGCACCAGTGATTTGATCATTTCGGGGGAAGCAGCAACGGATCCTGATTTCATTCAGCTTCGCAGTGATGCCAAGCTGGGTGTTGGTGAACCGTTGAACCACAGCGCCTATGAATCTTACAAATCAAACTTACGAAATTTAGCATTAAGAAAAGGTTATTTTGATGGTGAGTTTGGTCAGACTCGCTTAGAAGTTTCTCCCGAGCATAAACAAGCCTTTATCACCATAGAATTTACCAGTGGTCAGCGCTATTACTTTGGTGAGACTCGGATTTTTGGCAGCCAAATCCGCGAAAGCCGAGTGCGATCTCTCGTGCCTTTTGAGGCGGGTGATCCTTATCTGGCATCCAACATCGGTGAGCTGAATCAGAGCTTATCTAATACCGAGTGGTTTTCTTCTGTGCACGTTGAGCCCGATCTAAGTTACATCGGGAAACAGCGCGAATTACCGATGAATATAAACCTCGCTCCGCAGGCTGAAAACCAGATAGAAACAGGCTTAGGCTATTCGACGGACATTGGTATTCGAGGCAAACTCAGCTGGAAAAAACCGTGGCTCAATGATCGTGGGCATAGTTTAGACAGTAGCATGTCCCTTTCTGTGCCTGAACAAGCGATCACCGCTAGCTACAAAATTCCGCTAGAAGACGTGTTACGTGAATATTATGAAATTCAATACGGAATGAAGCGTACTGATAAAGATGAAACCAAGAGCCTAGAGCATAACCTAGCGGTGAAACGACACTGGAAATTAGATTCGGGTTGGCAAAGAACCGCTTCCGTAAGATTCCTATACGACGACTCAGAAGAGCGAGGCCAATCTCGTATCTCTAAATTCGTTTTACCGGGATTTAGCTTCAGCCGCGCGCGAGTTCGTGGTGGCGCAATGCCCATGTGGGGAGACAAGCACCTGCTTACCGTTGAAGCCGGCAATGAAAGCCTGCTCTCTGATACTGGTATTTTAAGGGTACAGGGGCGAACCGCCATCGTACGCAGTGTGGGTGAAAATCATCGAGGATTAGCGCGTTTCGATGCGGGCGGTGTATTTGCAGGTGAATTTGACAAAGTCCCTCGTTCTTTGCGCTTCTTTGCTGGTGGTGATAACAGTATCCGTGGCTATGGGTATGAAGATATTCCGACGACCCAACCAGAAGATAAATTCAGTGGCGGTAAATACTTAGCTGTGAGTAGCCTAGAGTATCAATATCGAGTTTATGGCAATTGGTGGGCGGCAACATTCGTTGATTACGGCGATGCATGGACAGATACACCTGAGTGGAAAAAAGGTGTTGGTGTGGGTATTCGATGGGCTTCGCCTGTGGGTCCAATTCGATTAGATTTTGCTTGGGGATTGGATAAAAAACCTGACGAAAGATTTGCCATTCACTTTACGTTGGGACCAGAGCTATGA
- the tamB gene encoding autotransporter assembly complex protein TamB — protein sequence MTRTVAKWLVRFALFIPCFVLVLLLLLGGLLFTQAGLNLAIWGAQKALPQLTVDEAEGAILTGITLHQVNFSDPDLFIELHAKKVQLELDAECLFEPRVCIDNLALESLSFALTGTAPTQEEPTPSEPLTEIALPISVSVNRVQLNDIALDVLGTEIKWKSFSTAATMEGRVLTLHPTKWDGIDITLAPTDANASVEKASTDKAATDKNADIELPEVLIPLDVVVEGFDIHNFALHGESPVKVNHLGLKAKASDHLVSIEKLVLDMPEVSADASTEIELKGDYSLPKLTLNAKLNQTELKGQTLALKADGSVAKLNLNADFGGVIKAHLEGNLKPLQAVLPFDLSLSQGEVQWPLTGKYDYRSDIESIDIKGNLDAYQISLALKAQGKDIPDLDLDTSASGTLESIDVHSLVLNTLGGRVSGQVEADWSKLVKWNTTLGLDSIQPGLQWPEAEGNISGSITTNGSLTESGGWKVGVPLLAIQGLIRDYPLYINGQLDAADINKSGEPSIHTEGLELSHGPNNLFVSGSLDKQWGLDVELNFPEFVKSIPELRGHMYGKVNLRGEFEEPQIKIELSVNEVDWKQEVTVESVALFGDISPLPAPKGDLSLVVKNVKAQDQHIDNVDLEFSGTQEAHQLTLDVLSDLVSTSLKVVGGLTDKPEMVWQGELQRAEITSEQGTWTLADKAALGFNMATNLASVQAHCWNQQDASLCLTKDLSAGESGEANIAIKQFNFEQIKRFVPQETDLQGEVNATAWASWAPNAKPELKVSVYLPEGQVTQSLDAPVTLGWNNITLDAELENDNLRSRWSLDLVDNGVIDGQANIANVQSNNQAIDGKLGIRDIHLGMLKPLLGEFSKADANIHSDLTFSGPLLHPKLQGDFVIEKLIAKGDITPVDVNEGQISVAFNGYDAVLNAQIHTPDGTLNLDGDGNWADLKAWRGNLAVFAEELNVKLPPMVHIKVKPDLKISATPKLAKIEGDIHLPWGRIEVEELPPSAVGVSSDEVLLDENFKPVEEKQPLPMNIQTNVNVKIGDDFRLSAFGLLGNLKGDLKVSQRDKGPFVVGEVNILDGSYRSFGQDLLIQTGKILMNGPVDQPYVVITAIRNPDNIQDDVTAGIRVDGPADNPQVSIFSDPAMPQANALSYLLRGRDIDAEAGGNLMTTTLIGLSLAKSGKVVGEIGQAFGVQDLQLDTAGSGDDSQVTVSGYILPGLKVTYGVGIFNSLGEFTVRYRLMQDLYVEAVSGLDSAVDLIYQFEFD from the coding sequence ATGACCCGTACTGTTGCTAAATGGTTAGTGCGCTTTGCCCTTTTTATTCCGTGTTTTGTTCTTGTTCTGTTACTTCTATTGGGTGGCTTACTGTTCACGCAAGCGGGGTTGAACCTTGCCATATGGGGGGCGCAAAAAGCATTGCCCCAACTCACTGTAGACGAAGCTGAAGGAGCGATACTCACGGGTATAACGCTTCATCAAGTCAATTTTAGTGATCCCGATTTATTTATCGAACTACACGCTAAGAAAGTGCAACTCGAACTGGATGCAGAATGTTTATTTGAACCCCGAGTGTGCATCGATAATCTCGCTCTAGAATCATTATCCTTTGCTCTTACAGGCACAGCGCCTACTCAGGAAGAACCAACACCTTCAGAGCCACTCACCGAGATCGCATTGCCTATTTCTGTCTCAGTTAACCGTGTTCAGTTGAATGATATTGCGCTTGATGTGTTGGGCACAGAGATCAAGTGGAAGTCGTTTTCTACTGCGGCGACGATGGAAGGTCGAGTGCTGACGTTGCACCCAACAAAATGGGATGGCATAGATATTACACTTGCTCCAACCGACGCCAACGCTTCGGTCGAAAAAGCGTCGACGGACAAAGCTGCGACGGACAAAAACGCAGACATTGAACTTCCAGAAGTATTGATTCCGCTGGATGTCGTTGTAGAAGGGTTTGATATTCATAACTTTGCTTTGCACGGTGAATCGCCAGTGAAGGTGAATCACTTGGGATTAAAGGCGAAAGCGAGCGATCATTTAGTCAGCATTGAAAAGCTGGTCTTGGATATGCCAGAAGTTAGTGCGGACGCTAGCACTGAGATCGAACTGAAAGGAGATTACTCCCTCCCGAAATTGACCCTTAATGCCAAACTCAATCAGACTGAGTTAAAAGGGCAAACCTTGGCGCTAAAGGCAGACGGTAGCGTGGCGAAACTCAACCTCAACGCTGATTTTGGGGGCGTCATCAAAGCGCACCTTGAAGGAAACCTAAAGCCGCTACAGGCTGTGCTGCCTTTCGACTTGTCTTTGTCACAAGGGGAAGTGCAATGGCCTCTTACTGGCAAATACGATTATCGCTCAGACATTGAAAGCATTGATATTAAAGGTAACTTGGATGCGTATCAGATCTCCCTTGCGTTAAAAGCGCAGGGCAAAGATATTCCGGATTTAGACCTCGATACGTCAGCGAGCGGCACATTAGAAAGTATCGATGTACACAGCTTAGTCCTCAATACGTTAGGCGGTCGAGTTTCTGGTCAGGTTGAAGCTGATTGGTCCAAGTTAGTGAAATGGAACACTACGCTCGGTTTAGACAGCATACAGCCGGGGTTACAATGGCCAGAAGCCGAGGGCAATATCAGTGGCAGTATCACGACCAATGGCTCCTTAACCGAAAGTGGTGGTTGGAAAGTGGGTGTCCCACTACTGGCTATCCAGGGTTTAATCCGCGACTACCCGTTGTACATCAATGGTCAATTGGATGCTGCGGACATCAATAAAAGCGGTGAACCTAGCATCCATACTGAAGGGCTGGAGCTATCTCATGGTCCTAATAACCTATTTGTGTCGGGTTCATTGGATAAACAATGGGGGCTGGATGTAGAGCTAAACTTCCCTGAATTTGTTAAGTCGATTCCAGAACTTCGTGGGCACATGTACGGCAAAGTTAACTTGCGTGGTGAATTTGAAGAACCCCAAATCAAGATTGAATTGAGTGTTAACGAAGTCGATTGGAAGCAAGAAGTGACGGTGGAATCCGTTGCCCTATTTGGCGATATCTCACCTCTACCTGCTCCGAAAGGCGATCTGTCATTAGTCGTTAAAAACGTGAAAGCGCAAGATCAACACATCGATAACGTGGATCTGGAATTCTCAGGTACACAGGAAGCTCATCAGCTTACATTAGATGTGTTATCCGATTTGGTGTCTACAAGTTTGAAGGTCGTCGGTGGGTTAACGGATAAACCAGAAATGGTATGGCAAGGCGAATTACAACGCGCAGAAATTACATCCGAACAAGGCACATGGACATTAGCCGATAAGGCGGCATTAGGCTTTAACATGGCAACCAATCTGGCAAGTGTTCAAGCCCATTGTTGGAATCAACAAGATGCGTCATTGTGTTTAACCAAAGACCTCTCTGCGGGGGAAAGTGGTGAGGCGAATATTGCTATCAAGCAGTTTAACTTTGAACAGATTAAGCGCTTCGTCCCACAGGAAACCGACCTTCAAGGCGAAGTTAATGCGACAGCATGGGCGAGCTGGGCACCAAACGCCAAGCCTGAGCTAAAAGTGTCTGTTTATTTACCAGAAGGGCAGGTTACACAATCGTTGGATGCACCAGTCACACTTGGGTGGAACAACATAACGTTAGATGCCGAGTTAGAGAACGATAACTTAAGAAGTCGCTGGTCATTGGATTTAGTCGACAACGGTGTGATTGATGGTCAGGCGAATATTGCAAATGTGCAATCCAACAATCAGGCCATTGACGGCAAGTTGGGGATTCGCGATATCCACCTCGGTATGCTCAAGCCTTTGCTGGGTGAATTCAGTAAAGCGGATGCCAATATTCATTCAGACTTAACGTTTAGTGGTCCTTTACTTCATCCAAAATTGCAGGGTGATTTCGTCATTGAGAAACTGATTGCCAAAGGTGACATTACTCCCGTTGATGTCAATGAAGGTCAAATCTCCGTTGCCTTTAACGGGTACGATGCGGTTCTGAACGCGCAAATTCACACGCCTGATGGCACGCTCAATTTAGACGGTGATGGAAACTGGGCGGATCTAAAAGCGTGGCGTGGCAACTTAGCCGTTTTTGCTGAAGAGTTGAACGTGAAGCTACCGCCAATGGTTCACATTAAAGTGAAGCCAGATCTTAAGATTTCAGCGACGCCTAAGCTCGCTAAAATTGAGGGCGACATTCACTTACCGTGGGGGCGTATTGAAGTGGAAGAGCTACCGCCAAGTGCGGTTGGCGTATCCAGTGATGAAGTATTACTGGATGAAAACTTCAAGCCTGTAGAAGAAAAGCAGCCTTTGCCAATGAACATTCAAACCAACGTGAATGTGAAAATTGGTGACGACTTCCGGTTAAGTGCCTTTGGTCTATTAGGCAATCTAAAAGGGGATTTAAAAGTCTCTCAACGTGACAAAGGGCCTTTTGTCGTCGGGGAAGTCAATATCCTCGATGGTTCATATCGTTCGTTCGGTCAAGATCTGCTGATTCAAACCGGTAAGATATTAATGAATGGTCCTGTGGATCAGCCCTATGTGGTGATCACCGCTATCCGCAACCCAGATAATATCCAAGATGATGTCACCGCGGGTATTCGTGTCGATGGACCAGCGGATAATCCTCAGGTATCGATATTTTCAGACCCTGCCATGCCGCAAGCCAATGCACTGTCTTACCTATTGCGTGGTAGAGATATAGATGCTGAAGCGGGTGGAAACTTAATGACCACCACGTTGATCGGCTTGAGTTTAGCAAAAAGCGGAAAAGTGGTCGGAGAGATTGGCCAGGCATTTGGTGTACAAGATTTGCAATTGGATACGGCTGGTTCTGGTGATGACTCTCAAGTAACTGTGAGCGGATACATATTACCCGGCTTGAAAGTCACTTACGGAGTGGGTATTTTTAACTCACTTGGTGAATTTACCGTGCGTTATCGCTTGATGCAGGATTTGTATGTTGAAGCGGTTTCTGGTCTTGATAGTGCGGTGGATTTGATTTACCAGTTCGAATTTGATTAA